The nucleotide window CTATTCCGGCCATATTAAGGTTGTAGAGAAGGACCTGGTGAAATATCCCACCTTTGCCGGGAATTACACATCTGATACTCTAAAAGCCGGAAGTCTTATAGTAGAATGCGGAGAAAAGAGCCGAGTGATTTCCTCTTCCGATCTGTATGAGACTTCTTACGACTCTTCCACGTATCAGGCATATACCTCCGGATTTGATGGAGAGGGACAGATCACCAGCGCCGTTGCATACGTAACCTCCGAAGAGATTCCAAAGATTTATGTACTGGAAGGGCACGGTGAAGGAGAACTGAGCACAGAATTGACCGGACAGGTTGAAAAGGAGAATATCGATGTAGAATCCTTAAGTCTCGTCTCCCGCACCTCGATTCCTGAGGATGCTGCCGCACTTTTGATCAATTCTCCGCAGAAGGATTTTTCCGATGAAGAAACTGCCATGATCCTAGACTACCTAAAAAAAGGCGGCAAGGCCTTTATTACCAGCACTTATACCGGAGAGGTTCTCCCTAACTTCAATTCTATCCTGGAATATTATGGGGTAGCCCCCATGGACAGCATGGTGGGTGAAGGAGATTCCAATTACTATCATCCGCAGAGCTCTTTTTATCTGCTTCCGAGCATCCAGAGCAGTGCGCTGACCTCTTCTCTAACCTCTGCAAACCGCAGAGTGTTCACGTTCATCTCTCAGGGAATTGAAACATTGGATTCCAGAAGAGATACGCTGGACATCACAAGTCTGCTGAAGACCTCTGATTCTGCTTACGCTAAAGTCGATGCGGTCAACATGACGACGACAGAGAAGGAAAAAGGAGATATTGACGGTCCTTTTGACCTGGGCGTATTGATTACAGAGAAACTGTCCGGTTCCGAGGGATCGTCGGAGGAATCGACAG belongs to Qiania dongpingensis and includes:
- a CDS encoding GldG family protein; its protein translation is MKRPNIKWNKKNIKHGSYSLVWAAAVIAIIIILNLIAAELPSRFTSKDMTANQYYTLSDQSKDMLKNVSEDVTIYKLTDDGSTDNMVENLLEQYKSYSGHIKVVEKDLVKYPTFAGNYTSDTLKAGSLIVECGEKSRVISSSDLYETSYDSSTYQAYTSGFDGEGQITSAVAYVTSEEIPKIYVLEGHGEGELSTELTGQVEKENIDVESLSLVSRTSIPEDAAALLINSPQKDFSDEETAMILDYLKKGGKAFITSTYTGEVLPNFNSILEYYGVAPMDSMVGEGDSNYYHPQSSFYLLPSIQSSALTSSLTSANRRVFTFISQGIETLDSRRDTLDITSLLKTSDSAYAKVDAVNMTTTEKEKGDIDGPFDLGVLITEKLSGSEGSSEESTEESSDGSSNEPGGEDTAAETKIVYFGSGYLLEEQMDSIVSGGNYELVMNCLSSLVDHETTVAIPAKSLETEYLTMTAANVNLWSIIMVAALPIAAVASGGVIWYRRRKR